The following are from one region of the Melospiza melodia melodia isolate bMelMel2 chromosome 14, bMelMel2.pri, whole genome shotgun sequence genome:
- the HK3 gene encoding hexokinase-3, which produces MGSRSTRPTSQNGRPGGADRADQGLGAHEQDSRSWGPSASSAPTLSPMTVTGQSLLLHDRRGSGKVPHKDDHMDPSMAMDIDSRLGGNPDSSHSTPIQRALRSLSIPLERLHVMKGHMIQDMCKGLSRQTHAHAKVRMLPTYICSTPNGTEKGNFLVVELCQTQVRTLLVTLYGDGNLSPQMMYKIYDLPEGITQGEGEALFNFIAHCVTRFLSETSSPDTNSEQYLPLGFVFPFTCRQTQLNKAELLSWSKGFNCSGMVGKDVVEMLQTAIDKHAWPDKEGEASGGGGWFKGRKSSQSAPSQSRHVEVVALMNDTVGTMMTCSMEGRACEVAMVADKGSNCCFMAEAYLVETTEETSGRMCVNTEWGCFGDDGTLKDLITPFDQAVDEESSNPGEKRFEKMVGTLYLGEIVRHVLIALTAEKAMFTGTDTAVLKEKGVFTMQHLQEIVNNEDSITEVKRILEAVGLQPSERDCGRMQQICRAVMGRAATFHATGLAAILSYMCQTRDLESLMVNVGVEGELFAGYSRFEEIVVSVSRLLAPECMATILASRDGSGRGAAMVTAVALRLAAQRRAVNEVLGPLRLSHDDLVKVQTLMRQEMDRGLGKETNPSASVRMLPTYVTHTPDGTEKGDFLALDLGGTNFRVLVVRIAEAGITMASEIYVIPVGVMQGSGEELFDHIIDCIIDFQTKQNLVAQMLPLGFTFSFPCQQVGLDKALLLTWTKGFSASGCVGEDVVQLLRDAAKRKRHLGMQVVALVNDTVGTMMACGYDDPKCEIGLIVGTGTNACYMEEMKNVGTVEGDQGRMCINMEWGAFGDNGCLDHLFTHFDLVVDETTINPGKQRFEKLISGMYLGEIVRQILVVMTEKELLFQGKPCPKLQTKDIFKTKFLSTIELNGLALRQIRTILNELELDASFEDCVLMREVCQTVSLRAAQLCAAGLAAVVEKMRESRGVDQLSVTVGVDGTLYKLHPCFSNNLHMTLKDLAPKCNVTFMLSEDGSGKGAALVAAVADRAAKAKE; this is translated from the exons ATGGGCAGTCGCAGCACCCGGCCCACATCCCAAAATggccggcccggcggggcggatAGAGCAGACCAAGGCCTGGGCGCGCACGAGCAGGACAGCCG GTCGTGGGGACCCTCTGCTTCCTCCGCCCCCACACTCAGCCCTATGACCGTGACGGGGCAGAGCCTTCTCCTCCACGACCGCAGAGGCAGTGGGAAGGTACCGCACAAGGACGACCATATGGACCCCTCAATGGCCATGGACATAGACAGcag GTTAGGGGGCAATCCTGATAGTTCCCACAGCACACCG ATACAACGAGCCCTGCGATCACTCAGCATCCCACTGGAGAGGCTGCATGTTATGAAGGGCCACATGATACAGGACATGTGCAAGGGGCTGAGCCGCCAGACACATGCACACGCCAAAGTGCGGATGCTGCCCACCTACATCTGCTCCACTCCCAACGGCACTG AGAAGGGCAACTTTCTGGTGgtggagctgtgccagacccaggttCGGACCCTGCTGGTGACCCTCTATGGAGATGGAAACTTGAGTCCCCAAATGATGTACAAGATCTACGACCTGCCAGAGGGCATCACACAGGGCGAGGGGGAAGCG CTCTTTAACTTCATTGCACATTGCGTGACCCGGTTCCTGTCTGAGACCAGCAGCCCTGACACCAACTCTGAGCAATACCTCCCCTTGGGCTTTGTGTTCCCCTTCACTTGCCGACAGACACAGCTGAACAAG GCAGAACTCCTCTCCTGGTCCAAGGGCTTCAACTGCAGTGGCATGGTGGGGAAGGATGTGGTGGAAATGCTGCAGACAGCCATCGATAAGCACGCTTGGCCAGATAAAGAGGGGGAGGCCAGTGGGGGAGGCGGTTGGTTTAAGGGCAGGAAATCTTCTCAATCTGCTCCTAGCCAGTCCCGCCATGTGGAAGTTGTTGCCCTGATGAATGACACTGTGGGCACCATGATGACCTGCAGCATGGAGGGGAGAGCCTGTGAGGTCGCCATGGTTGCAG ACAAGGGCTCCAACTGTTGCTTCATGGCCGAGGCGTACCTGGTGGAAACAACAGAGGAGACCAGCGGGCGGATGTGTGTCAACACTGAGTGGGGCTGCTTTGGGGATGATGGCACCCTGAAAGACCTCATCACACCCTTTGATCAAGCTGTGGATGAGGAATCTTCCAACCCTGGGGAAAAGAG GTTTGAGAAGATGGTGGGCACCCTGTACCTGGGGGAGATTGTCAGGCACGTGCTGATTGCCCTGACTGCTGAGAAAGCTATGTTCACTGGGACTGATACTGCTGTCCTGAAGGAGAAGGGTGTGTTCACAATGCAACATCTTCAAGAGATTGTCAA CAACGAGGACAGCATAACTGAAGTTAAGAGGATTCTGGAGGCGGTGGGGCTACAGCCCAGCGAGCGGGATTGCGGCCGGATGCAGCAGATCTGCCGGGCAGTGATGGGGCGTGCTGCCACATTCCACGCCACTGGGCTGGCTGCCATCCTCAGCTACATGTGCCAGACCCGGGATTTGGAGTCGCTGATGGTCAACGTGGGGGTGGAAGGAGAATTGTTCGCGGGCTACTCCAG GTTTGAGGAGATCGTGGTGAGTGTGTCAAGACTACTGGCCCCTGAGTGCATGGCCACCATCCTGGCCTCGAGAGATGGCTCTGGGCGGGGGGcagccatggtgacagcagtggctTTGCGCCTGGCAGCCCAGCGCCGTGCAGTGAATGAGGTGCTGGGCCCGCTACGGCTCAGCCACGATGACCTGGTGAAAGTCCAGACACTGATGAGGCAGGAGATGGATCGGGGCCTGGGTAAGGAGACCAATCCCAGTGCCTCTGTCCGCATGCTGCCCACCTACGTTACTCACACACCTGATGGCACTG AGAAAGGTGACTTCCTGGCACTGGACCTGGGGGGAACCAATTTCCGTGTGCTGGTGGTACGCATTGCAGAGGCTGGCATCACCATGGCCAGCGAGATCTACGTCATCCCAGTTGGCGTCATGCAGGGCAGTGGCGAGGAG CTTTTCGACCACATCATCGACTGCATCATAGACTTCCAGACGAAGCAGAACCTGGTGGCACAGATGCTGCCTCTTGGCTTCACCTTCTCTTTCCCCTGCCAGCAAGTGGGCCTGGATAAG GCATTGCTGCTGACCTGGACCAAAGGCTTCAGCGCCTCAGGCTGCGTCGGAGAGGATGTTGTCCAGCTGCTGCGGGACGCTGCCAAACGCAAACGG CACTTAGGGATGCAGGTGGTGGCTCTGGTCAACGACACAGTGGGAACCATGATGGCCTGTGGTTATGATGACCCCAAATGTGAAATTGGCCTCATTGTGG ggacagggaccaaTGCCTGTTACATGGAGGAGATGAAGAACGTGGGCACTGTGGAGGGGGACCAGGGCCGCATGTGCATCAACATGGAGTGGGGGGCCTTTGGGGACAACGGCTGCCTAGACCATCTCTTCACCCACTTCGACCTGGTGGTGGATGAAACCACCATCAACCCGGGCAAGCAGAG GTTTGAGAAGCTCATCAGCGGCATGTACCTGGGCGAGATCGTGCGTCAGATCCTGGTGGTAATGACAGAGAAAGAGCTCTTGTTCCAAGGGAAACCCTGCCCCAAACTGCAGACCAAGGACATCTTCAAGACCAAATTCCTCTCTACCATCGAGCT CAATGGGCTGGCCCTGCGGCAGATCCGGACCATCCTGAACGAACTGGAGCTCGATGCCAGCTTTGAGGACTGCGTGCTGATGCGGGAGGTGTGCCAGACCGTGTCCCTGCGCGCGGCCCAGCTCTGCGCTGCTGGCTTGGCTGCTGTGGTGGAGAAGATGCGGGAGAGCCGAGGCGTGGACCAACTGTCTGTCACTGTTGGGGTGGATGGCACCTTGTACAAGCTGCACCCATG CTTTTCCAACAACCTCCACATGACTCTGAAGGACCTGGCACCCAAGTGTAATGTGACCTTCATGCTGTCAGAGGATGGCTCAGGGAAAGGGGCCGCGCTCGTAGCAGCTGTGGCCGATCGCGCTGCCAAGGCCAAGGAATAG